The sequence below is a genomic window from Salinispira pacifica.
CGCTCGCCCCTCTTTTCCGGAGCAATTGAGGGAATCGGTCCCAGGTACTGTCCATCCATTGAAGACAAGGTGGTGAAATTTCCCCAGCGGAACAGGCATCAGATTTTTGTGGAGCCCGAAGGGATTGAAACCAAGGAGATGTATCTTAACGGAATATCATCATCCCTGCCGGAGGATGTTCAGGAAAAATTTATCCACAGCATACCCGGCCTGGAGAATGCGGTAATTATGAGGCCCGGATATGCCGTGGAATATGATTACATCGATCCCAGTCAGCTCTTTCCCACCCTTGAAGCCAAACTTTGCAAAGGTCTCTACATTGCAGGTCAGACCAACGGGACCAGCGGATATGAGGAAGCTGCGGCCCAGGGGCTGATAGCAGGTATCAATGCCTCCTTGAGCATTCAGGGCAGAGAGCAGCTGATTCTTTCACGGGCGGAGGCATATATCGGGGTTCTCATTGACGATTTGGTTACGTTGGGAACCAAAGAGCCCTACCGGATGTTCACCTCCCGGGCGGAGCACCGCATCAGCCTCCGGCACGATTCATCAGATATGCGGCTCTATAAAATCGGCTGGGAAATAGGTCTTCATGACCGTGCCCGCTGGGAAAGTTTCCTGGAGAAGCAAAAGGGGCTGGAGGAGATCAAGGAGCTTCTTGCGGGCAGACGGCTGTCGGAGAAGGAGCTGGATACCGCAATGGCAGTTCTGGGTGACAGCCGCCAGCATGTGGACCGGCTTCCGGGTAAAACATTTATGCAGATGCTGAAAAATCCGGCCACATCCATTGAGGATCTTGTAAAGATTGATCCAAAGCTTCTGGAAAACCGCCCCATTGACTGGATTCGCCAGGTTGAAATAGATATTAAGTACGAGGGCTATGTGGCACGGCAGGAAGAGCAGATTCTGCGCTTCAACAAGATGGAACAGCTGAAGATTCCGGCGGATTTTGATTATGACGAAGTTATGGGGCTTTCCAATGAGGCCAGGGAAAAATTCAGGGAGGTGAAGCCTCTTTCCATCGGGCAGGCCGGCAGGATCAGCGGGGTGAGAAACTCCGATATCGCCATCCTCATGGTTGCGGTGGCCCGCAGGCCGGGTCAGACCTCCCAGCAAAAGGCTTTGAGCCGGGAACTGCTGAACGGCAGCAAGATCGATTAATGACCGAAGTTAACCGTCAGCTTCTATACAGCGGACTTGAACAGTGCACGCCATCCTATCCCCCGGGCGGGGCCTCCTATCCAGCGGGTGAACCCCGCCGCTCCGAGGCCTCCGGTCTTGGGGGTTTTGCAGAGGATCTTGTACGTTACATTGATGAAATACTGCTCTGGAACCCCCGACTGGGCCTGATTGAAGGGGATGAACGGGATATTGTAATCCGGCATGTGCTGGATTCCGCCGCAGGGCTGCCTGTTATGTCCGCCTGCATTGCCGGTATCAGTTCACAGATGGGGCGGGAACAGCCCAACACTCTGCATCTGGCGGATTTGGGCAGCGGTTCCGGTATGCCCGGGCTGGTGATTGCACTCTGGGCCAAACACTTCCTCCTGCCGGAGGAGGGTGCTCCGCAACTTGCCGTTCATCTGGTGGAAAAACAGCAGCGCAGATGCGGTTTTCTGAAGAATGCGGTGGCCCTCCTGGGCCTGAAAGAGGGGGTGCGGATCCGGCAGATGAACAGCAAAGACCTTCAACCCGGGTTTCATGTGGTGACTTCCAGGGCCTATACGGCAGTTGATCCCGAAGAGCTGAGGTTCCAGCAATCTCTTTTGGCCGCACCGGGGGCGATTCTTGCCTACAAGGGGCGGAGGGAAAACCTGGTGAGGGATCTTGGAACGGATCTGGCGGAGAAACTGCAGATCCTTCCGGTTTCAGCCCGGGAGCCGGGGGCAAAGAAGCCGGTGCACCGGATGAAGCGCTTATCCAATTGTTGAGAGGAAGCGGAGAGATTGCTGCAATGCCCATGGAAGTTCCCGGGCTGGATGGCCAGCGGCATATGCTGATTGCCTGTTCGTCTCCCGCTGCCGACGATGAAGCTTCGGCGGCGGATGAGTAACCTCCGGAAGCGGATGACCAAGCCGTGTCTCTCTTTGGGGATGTAATCCGCTACGCACATTACATCCGGCCGGGTACTTGGTTACATTCGGGTTTTCCGGGAGAGGCGCTGCATGGATTTCAGCAGGCCAGGTTTATCAACCAGGTCAATGAACCGGGCTTCCACAAAGCTCTGAGCGGTTTCCGAAAAGCTTCCTGCGCAAATGCAGAAGCCCCGGCCCGCCTTGGTTTCCTTGATCCTTGAGTGGAGATCCCGCAATACAAATTCACCAACCACTCCGGTGGTGCGTACAAAGCGAAAAAGAACAATATCCGCCCAGGTGCTGGTTTCCACTTCTGCCAGAATGTCAGCATACTCGCCTTTGCGCACCTGAATATCGGTGATCTTGGTGTTGGCATTTCTGAAAAACATGGCTGACAGTCTGCGGCAGAGGGCAACGAAGTCGGCGTCGTTGGCCATCAAATACGTCTGAAGATGTTCATTCTGGGAGAGTTCACTGCTTCGCTTGATCTGGGCCGCCACATCCTTGTAATCCGGGTTCGCCTTGTAAATATCCTGAAGATGAGCCAGAGCGTCGCTCACCAGCTGCTGTTTCATTAATGCCGCTGCCAGCCGGTATTTCAGTTCAAGGCGGAGCTCCGGCTTGATTTTTTCATGCCGCAGCCCGATCTCAAAGTCCATCTGGGCTTTATCAAGCTGTTCCATTTTCAGATGAATGCTTCCGGCCATAATTGCGGCATGGGGACCGAAAACAGGATCGGGACGCAACTGTTCAAAAATCTTCACCGATTTATCGCTCTGACCCAGCTCATAATATCCCTGGGCCAGGAAATAGAGGGATTCCTTTTCATCGGGCCGTTCGGTGACCACGGTTCTGAGTTTGGTTACCGAATCGTTGAGGCGCTTCAGGCGGAACAGCGAGAGCCCCAGATATTTATTGCTGTCCAGATGTTCGGGATTGGTTTTTACCGCATTATTCAGATATCCTGCGGATTTTTCGTAGTTTTTCCGTTTATATTCGATTACACCCAGGTGGTAGTTGATCTCAAAGAGCTCCGAATCGAAGGTTCTTGCCAGAAGCAGCCCCTTGTAGGCCTCTTCCATCATGCCAAGATGGTATGCCGACAGGGCGTAGCGCAGATTGACGGTTTTCTCATCAATTTCAGGGTGGCTGCTGGCCATCTCGATCAACATGGCATATGAGCGGTGGGCTTTTTCCCATTCCTGATCATTGAAATAAATATCCGCAATGGTTGAAAGAGCTTCATGATCCTTGGGGTTCGATGCCAGCCGCTTGTTTGCTTCACGGATTTGCTGGTCCCGGTTCTTGGTCTTTTTCTTTTTTGCAGGTTTTTCTTCCCCGTCACCTCCGGTACGGGTGAATATCATCACCGCAACCAGGCTGAGAAGAAGGACCGCAATTCCGGCAATGAGCAGGGGAAAGAGGTTCATGTGTTCATTATTCTGTAGAGACGCAATACTTGTCAAGAAAAGCCAACAAACATACAATATGTACTGTCTACCAGGGGGCAGATATGATAGGTATCCGACTTGCGGACGGCACATATTATCCGGTGCTGGATGAATCCAGTCATTCACGGAAACGCTTTGTTCTCACGCCGGCACATGAAAATCAGCATTCGGTGCATGTGCTTTTTTACCATGCGGAAGATGGTTCATTTTCCAATCCCCGGCCCATCGGCAGGTTGGATCTCGACCAGCTTGCGCCTGCGGAATCGGTGAATGAGCAGGAGATATCCATAGCCATTAACGCCCAGCCCGATGGAAAGCTGAATATTACCGCCCGGGATGAAAAAGGCGGAACCACCAGAGAGATAATTCTGGACAGCATTCCTGATGAGGAAAATATGTTCAGCGATGAGGAATTTCATCCTGATGATGATATTTCACTCCCCGAACCCGGTGATTTTATCGGAGATAAGGAAGATATGGAGGCGCTGCACCGGGAGGCCGCAGCCCACGGGGGAGTGCTTGAAGCCCCGGTCCCGGATAATGGTCCTCAGGAATCTTCTTTTGATGAAATGGATGATATGTTTCAGGAGGAGGACGGGTATGAAGGAGGGGACGAATATCCGGAATCAGATGAGGAATTCGATGCGGAAAGCCATTTCGTGGAAACCAGAAAGGGTATCCGTACGGGAGTTCTTGCGGCACTGGTTCTCATATTCACTGCCGCCCTTATAGGATTGAGTTTTCTCATTTTCAGCCTGATGAAGGGTGAACCTGTGCCTCCCCTTGAAGCAGATGCGGACGACCTGAACGGGAGAGTTGTAAGAATGGTACAGACTGACCGGCGGGATTTCGCCGTAAGGACTGACGGCAGCCTGTGAACCATCCATGTAAAAAAACCTGTTCATACGGCCGTTTGACCTCATCCCGAGGTTCCAGCCGAATGGGGGAAAGGCTGGGGCTGTTTTTTTCAGTGATGCCTGTGTTTCTCCTTATTTTGTCATGCAGTTCTCCCTCCACGATGTGGGGTATGGATGCCGAGGAGTTTTCCCGACAGCTCCACATCCGGGGACCCGGAATGCTGGACGGTCTCAGTCTTGAACCCGATGATCTGCGATCTGCGGCATTCAGCTCCTCAGGAGCAGGCTGGTATCTGGGAAGGCTGTTCCAGGAAGCGGGGAAGGAGGATGCGGCTCAGATGCTGTATCTTCTGGAGTGGGAGAAGGGCGAACCGCCCTATGCATTTCCCGCCCTCCGTTCGCTGTTTGAGCTGCTTCTTCAGAGAGCCGAATACAGGGAAATTGTACAGATCAGCGACGGTCTGCTTCGCAGGAATCCTCCATCTCCGCTTGAATTCGGATGGATCTACACTCACCGCTACGAGAGTCTCATTGGACTGGAGCGTCCCCGCCAGGCTGCGAGCGAACTGAATGCATTGCTTCCGGATATCAGTGCCGCACCCCATAGCTTTCTCTACTACAAGAGCGTACTGGCCGCCCTCACCGCCGATTATACCGATCTGGAAGAGCTGCTCACCCCCTATATATTTGTATCCGATGCCCGTCTGGGCCACGGCCGGATTCTTGAAATCCTGGAAGAACGCTTTCCCCTCCGGGGTGTACCGGCGTCAATTGAACCCGTGCTCAGGGCCAAAACTCTTGCCCTCCGGGGAGATGCCCGGGAAGCGCTGGATATACTGAGTCCTCTGCTTCAGGAGAAGGGTGACCTGGTTCTCCGCTACGGTATGGAGAGGCCTGGGGAAGGGATTATAGCTGATTACTTCTCCGCTGCCCTGAACCTTGCCGGTTCCTCATCCGGCCGACCCGATCCCGGTGACAATGAAGCCCTCGCAACCGTCCTTCAGGTACTGGAAGATACGACCTCCCGGCTCTCACAACAGGCCGGAGCTCCGGCGGCGGGAAACTTCCGCGCCCAGGAAATGCTCCTGCTCTACGGTGAATACCGAGGCCGTATTCTTTTGGAGCTGGGACGGGCAGAGGAGGCTTCTGCGGTGCTTGAGCCTCTCTTTTTTCATGCCAGGGACCTGTATTCCGCAGCCCGTTCTCTCTCAAGGGAGCCATCGGGCGGTTTCCGGGAGCAGGATCCGGTTCTCCGCTTTTCGCTGCTCAGGGAGCGGCTGTTATGGCGCTGGCTGGACAGCCTGCAGCAGCAGCCGGAAGTGGGTGTGGATGATTTGGTGCGGCCCTGGAGCTGGGTACGGCATGATGAATATTTTTTCGATATCGGAGATGAATATATCAGCAGCCTGCTTCAACAGGAGAAGTGGGACAGGGTTAACTCCCTGCTGAACATTCTTCCCCGGGGACTGCAGCTGCGCTACGGTATCCCGGGGTTGTCGGTGCTGGAGCACACAGCAGACAGGGGTCGCTACCGCGCTTCGCCGTCAGCCGTGCGGGACCGTATTTCCCAGATGGCCCACGACTCCTCCATGCCGGTGTACAGTGTTTTGATCTCAGAACTGGTCATCGCCAGAGATGAATCACCTGGCGGCATGCAGCAGGGTTCCCGGGTAGCTGAGGAGCTTAGCAGCGGGAGAGTGATCAGGCATCTCTTTCCCATTACCAGAAGCATTCCCTATGAGGTGAGTGATGCCCGGCCCGCTGAACTGGACGCCCGGGAACATGCAGAAATATCCGAGATTTTCCGAGGGTTCCTCCGTTTCGGAATGTACCGGGATGCCGCAGGGTATCTTTCCCGGGCGGAACCCGGTTTTGAACCGGACCGGGAGATGGTAGTGAAGGGGGTTCGTTCGGCCTATAGCAGCGGTAAATGGTACCAGGGCATGCTGCTTCTGGAGACCGCTCTCAACCGAAGCGTAATGTACTCCCATGGCCTCCAGGGCTGGGTATCCGCCGCCGGAGATGAAGAAGAGCTGCTGAAGCTTCTGTTTCCCCTGAGTTTCCCCCGGGATGTGAAAATGTCCGCCGGCGAAAACATGGTGGATCCCCTTCTTCTCCAGGCCCTGATGCGGGAAGAGAGCCGTTTTAATGAAACGGCGGGCAGTCATGCCGGGGCTCTGGGGCTGGGGCAGATTATTCCCGAAACCGGAGCAGATATTGCACGGAGAATGGGGCTTGATAGCTTTGATCTCTTTAATCCCGGGGATAATATCAGCATGTCATCCTATTATCTGGCATATCTGCAGGGGCGCTTCTCAACAATCTGGGAAACCCTGGCAGCATACAATGCAGGACAGGGCAGGGTGGATCGGTGGATCGATGATCTTCCGGTGGATCTCATGCCGGGATATCTTCTTCAACCTTTCATCCCCTTCGAGGAAACCAGAAATTATATCCGCAGGGTGATTGAAAGCTGGATGATCTACCGGGTATTGTATGGAAATCTTGAGCAGGAGTTTCTGGAAGAGCTGATGTTCACCAGAATCCGCCCCCTGCGCTGAATGTAATTGGAGATTTTATGACTGCTCTTCAGGCTGCAGCCTTCGGACTTATCCAGGGACTTACGGAATTCTTACCGGTTTCCAGCTCAGGTCATCTTGCGCTGCTGAAAAGCATTTGGGGTTTTGAGGATGTGTCCATCCTCTTCGATGTGCTGCTTCACGTGGCCACTCTGGCGGCGGTGCTGATTGTATTCCGGAAGCGGATATGGAAGCTCATTCTCAGCCTTCTTCACGGCATCCGCGGCCGGGCGGATGAGGGCGACAGAATGCATCTGAAACTGATCCTCATGCTTCTTCTTGCTACTGTTATTACTGCGGTGTTGGGGATCGGGATTGATGAAATGCTTCAGCCCGCTTCCAATATCAAACTGGTTTCCCTGTTGTTTATTGTAACCGCAGGTATTCTTATTCTCAGTTCAAGGGTGAAGCCCGGAAACAAAGGCTACAAAGAGCTGGGAGTCAGGGAGAGCATCATTACCGGTGTGGCCCAGGGAATGGGCGTGTTTGCCGGGATCAGCCGTTCGGGAATTACCATATCAGCGGGAATATTCGCCGGTCTGAAACGGGAGGAAGCGGGGGAGTTCAGCTTTCTCCTGGCCATCCCCGCGATTTTGGGAGCTGCAATTCTGAAAATTCCCGAACTGGGAGACCTTCAGGGAAGTATCGGCGGACTTCCTCTCATATTGGGAATTTCCGCTGCCTTTTTCAGCGGTCTCATTTCTCTCATTCTGCTCATGAAGCTGGTGCGCAGCGGCAAACTGCACTATTTCAGTCTGTATCTCATCCCTCTGGGCATCGCAGGTCTGATATTTCTCTGATCAGCTGATATTTTCTTTTCTGCAGGCGCATAAACCCGGTCGCTCCACATTCTTCAGATGCTTCAGGCCGGCCTCCTTTCTACCGATATTCTGAGTCAGGGAGGGAGGTTTTTATGCGAGATGTTTTCCAATCCAGGGTGCTTGGCGGTATACTCACAGTACTGGGGGTGTATCTGCTGCTGTCCACAGCCGGGGCGGCTGTACCCGCACTCCAGGCCGGGTTTATTATCCGGCTGCTGGCTCTTCCCGGTGAGTTTCTTTATTCATGGTTTTTTGTCATGGGATTTTATCCCGGCATATATCTGGTATATAACGGACTGCTCATTGCCCTGGGACAGGACAGCCCCCGTTCGCTCTATGTCTCCAGCTTCGCCGCTCTACCGGTGATCAGCTTCGCGGCATTTCTGCGCTTTCTTGTGGATCCGGGGTTCGCCGATACGCTGCTGGCCTCAGTAATGACCGAGAGTCTCGGGCTGCAGCCTTCTCTCTATATATCCGGGATTCTCAGCGCAGCTCTGGTTCTGTTTACCATTCGCATGGCATTTTTGCCGGAGTTGTCCGCTGCTCCGACGGAAGATAACGATGTTGAAGACCTGGAAGAAGTTCCTCAATCCCTCCTCCCCGAACCTTCGGCCGAAACCTCCCTGTTCCGGGCGGACAGCAGTTCCCGTAATACATCAGCACAGAACCGCGCCGGAGACCCGGTAACGGCAGCCCGGGAATTCCTGCGAACCGAGTTGAGCAGGTATGAACCCGCGGGAGCTGAACTTGAAGATCCCGGTGAATATCCCGTCCTCACAGAGGACCCCGGGGCAGACCATTGGAGGCAGGCAGAGGATACCCATGTGGAAATGGGCTTTGACTCTTCAGCGGAAACAGCTGAACCGCAGATATCCCATACCGCTTTCGGCAGTTCTTCTGCAGGTCCTTCCAACGCCCCCCATGAGTACAGCCTGGAATACGGAAACGAAGAGGCGGTGGAACCTGAAGGTGAGGTGATCCATCTGAATCTTGGAAGCAGGTTTGTAGATACACAGGCGCCGGCACCGGCGGTGCAGGACGTGGCTCCAGCTGTTCATGAGAGCGGCGATTTTCATGAGAGTACCAATGTTGATGAGAGCAACAATGCACACGAGAGCAACGATGTTCATGAAAGCAACAATACTGAGGATCAGCTTTCGAATCCTGCTTCTACAGGGCCCTTCGGAGATTTCAGCATTGACGACCACTGGGAAGAAGAGGATGAGAGCGAAGATGATGCCGCCGGGGAAGACGATGAGTATGCCGGAGATGACGATGATCTGCCGGTAAATGAGGACCTCCTTCCCCATACGGAAGAGGAACCCGAGTTGAACTTTTCCCGGAAGACCGGCCCGTATGAAATTCCCATCGACGGTGTGCTGAGGGCACAAAGCTCCGAGTCCTACTGGGTTGTGGACCAGGCAACCAGTGACCAGGGGGAGGTGCTTCGCAACACCCTACAGGAGTTCGGCATTGAGGCGGAGGTCACCGGAATCCGAAAGGGTCCGGTGATCACCATGTTTGAAATACTCCCCGCACCCGGGGTGAAGCTGAACCGGATCGTGAATCTTGCCGACAATATCGCCCTGAGTCTGGCTGCCTCAAGTGTACGAATCGTGGCGCCTATTCCCGGGAAGCATGCTGTGGGGATCGAAGTGCCCAATAAGCGACGTCACCTGGTAACCTTCTCGGAAATTCTGAAGGAAGATGAGTTCATGGAGGGGGATCATGGTATTCCCGTGGCACTTGGAAAGGATATTACCGGGGATGCACAGATTGTGGATCTCACCAAAATGCCCCATCTGCTGATTGCCGGGGCCACGGGTGCCGGTAAATCGGTGTGCGTGAACAGCATTATCTCCTCGGTTCTGTATAGACGGGATCCCGACGAGGTGAAGATGATCCTCATTGACCCGAAGATTGTTGAATTGAAGTTCTATAATGATATTCCTCATCTTCTCACACCGGTGATCACCGATCCCAAGCGGGCGTTCCAGGCGCTTCAATGGTGCCTCTACGAGATGGAGCGGCGCTACAGCCTCCTGGACGCCATGGCCGTACGGGATGTGAAGAGCTATAACAAAAAAATTGTGGACAAGAAGATTGCCACCACCAAGCTTCCCTATATTGTGGTGGTTGTTGATGAGTTTGCCGACCTGATGGCCACCAGCGGAAAGGAGCTGGAGTCCACCCTGGCCCGCCTGGCGGCCATGAGCCGGGCAGTGGGCATACACCTGGTGCTTGCCACCCAGCGTCCCTCCACGGATGTGATTACCGGTCTTATCAAAGCGAACATTCCCAGCCGCATCGCTTTCATGGTTGCCAGCAAGGTGGACAGCCGGATCATTATCGATTCCGGGGGTGCTGAAAAACTCCTTGGCAAGGGAGACATGCTGTTTACATCTGCCTGGGACCCCTTCCCCCAGCGTATGCAGGGAGCATTCCTTTCGGAAGGGGAGGTGGAAACCATCGTCTCCCACGTGAAGGAGATGGGGAGTCCCGACTACATAGATGATGAAATTTTCTTCGAGGAGGAGGAAAGCGAGCTGGTTCAGGGTGAACTGGATGATCCTCTGATGCAAAAAGCCATAGATATTGTATGTACTGCCAATAAAGCGTCCGCCAGCTATTTACAACGACGATTGAGTATAGGTTATAATAGAGCTGCAAGACTAATTGAAGAAATGGAAGATATGGGGATCGTCGGTCCTCAGAACGGGTCGAAACCCAGAGAAATCCTCAAAAACAGGGATGTCATGTGAACGAGCTTTCGCGGTCAAAACGATGGCTTTACGGATCCGGGGATCTGAGCTTCAGTTTGGCCAATACATCAATCGGCGCGTATCTGGCGATTTATCTCACCGATGTGGTGGGTATTCACGCCAGCTTCGCTGCAATAATAATACTTCTGGGAGGGGTGTGGGATGCATTCACCGACCCCCTCATGGGCGTTTTGTCGGACCGGACCAAGACGGGAATGGGGCGAAGAAGACCGTATATTCTCTTCGGGGCCATCCCCTACGGCCTGCTCTATGCCCTTATCTGGTGGCGGCCCGAGTGGGCGGGGCAGGGATTCAATAATCTTTTCTACCCCATTGTGCTCATCCTCTTTCAGTCGGCGTCCACACTGGTGAATATGCCCTTTCTGGCGCTGACGCCGGAATTGACAGCAGATTACGATGAGCGCAACAGTCTTACATCCAACAGAATGATCTTTTCGATTATCGGATCGCTGCTGGCATTCACCATACCGATTATGATTATCGGGGAATTTATTCCGGCCAATGGTGCGAAGGTGTGGATCATCGGGATTGTAACCGGTCTCATATCCATTCTTCCCTTTGTCCTGATCGGCAGTCTCATAAAAGAAAATCCCCGCAGGCGGAAGGAGCATGGCATCCATCTGAATGTGTTCGCTTCCTTCAAAATCGTGAAAAAAAACCGTGCCTTTCTCTGGGCTCTGGGATTGTTTCTGTTCAGCTGGCTTGCCATAGAAGTTGTACAGGCCCTGCTGATTTACTTCATTAAATATCGGCTGCAGATGCCCCAGAATTCCGATGTGATTATGGCTGCGGTATTTGTCAGTGCACTGATCTCTCTCCCCTTCTGGGATCTTCTCTCAAGAAAGAGCGATAAGCGGAAAAGTTTTATTTTCGGAACATCATTCTGGCTGCTGATGCAGATCGTTCTGGTGCTGTTTCGGCCCGAAACTCCCCTGCCTCTCATCATTACGGTTGCCGCCCTTGCAGGAGTGGGAGTTGGCGCTGTTCATGTGTTCTCCTGGTCGATGATTCCGGACAGTATTGATGCCGGAGACCCCGAAGGAATGAGCCAGGAGGGGCTGTACTACTCGGTGGTGAGCTTTGCCCGGAAGCTGGCAAGCAAGGGCACCGTTTTTCTGGTGCTGTTCATTCTGGGCCAGTCGGGATATGAGGCCAATGCGGCAATACAAATTCAGTCCGCGGATAATGCCCTCGGCTTCATGATGGGCCCCCTGCCGACCCTGCTGCTGGGAATCGCAATCTTCTCGGCCTACAAATATCCGGTGCGCCGGGAAACAATCAGGCTGCCCTCATTGAAAGGGGCCTCAGGGGTTAAACCGGAAGCGGTTCCCGAGCCGGTGCGAACCTCCGAATCCGAAGAGGAATGATATGCCGGAAATCAGAACGATTAATCTGAGAAGCCGAAGAGCAAGAAAGCAGGTGCTTCTATTCCCGCACCGTCTCTATGCAGGAGACCCAAACTGGGTGCCTCCCCGTTTTCACGAACAGATGCGCACCCTCGATCCCCGAACCGGAGAGTTTTTTACACACGGATACGGGGAGTGCTTCGGCGCATTCGAAAACGGAACGTTGCGCGGAACTGTGTGTGTTGCAGAGGATGAGTATAAAAACCGGATTACCGGACTGAAAGACTGTATATTCGGCTTTTTCGAGTATGAGAATGATACAGCGGTTTTTAATGCACTTATGAACCGGGCGGTATCCTGGGCCAGGGAACATGGTCTGAGCCGTCTCATCGGGCCGTTCAATCTTGATTATGAAAATAACTACGGCCTTGTGGTGGAAGGGGAAGACCGGCTGCCCACCATGCTTTGCGCATATACCAAAGATTATTACCTGGAGCATATGCGGCGCTGGAATTTCAGCGAGGACAGGGGGCGGAATCTTGCATTTGAACTGGATCTTTCCCGTCCCAATGGGGAGATGGAGAAACTTTTCCGACTGGGAGACCGCTTGGTCAGCCGCAGCGATCTGCGGGTTCGGGGAGCGGATTTTTCCGATTTTGAAAACGAGGTTGAACGGATTTACTACCTCATAAACAAAAGTCTTGCCCATATTCCGGATTTCAAGCCATGGCACCGGGAGGATCTGGCCAAGACCTTGAAAGAATTCAAGAGCTTCGCGGATCCCGAACTGATATTGTTCGCCGAGATTCCCCGGGGAAGCGCCCTGAGCCGAAATCCTGAGAACCAGCCGCTGATAGGCGGCTGGGAACCGGTGGGCTGGCTCCCCGGTCTTCCGAACCTGAACGAATATCTGGTTCATACCGGCGGTTTGCGGTTTCCCTGGCAGTTTATTCAGTTACTGGCCCTTATGCGTCGGCAGCCCCGATGCCTCACCATCAAATCAGTTCTCATCCCCCGGAATATTGGGCAAAGGGAGTTAGTATCGGTCTGTTCAGCCGGATGTTTCAGACTGCCATCTCCCGGGGCTATTCCTGGGTGGACTTTTCTCTTACATCGGAAAAAAACCCCTACACCCCGGATCTTGCAAGGCGTATGGGTGCCCGGATGTATCGGGCCTATCAGGTGTTCACCCTGGAAATATAGAACGCAGTGAAGGTTTGCTTTTTCACCGTGCTTCAATTAGCGTATTGATTATGACAACTACGTTTACCGGGGAAGTGATGATGTTGCTCGGCAGCAGTGCTGCAATATTCTCTGCACTTGCTTTGGGGTATGCAGTTATCCAGCGGTATATCCCCGGTGAATCTGCTCTCCTGACCCGGAATCTGAAGACCCTGTTGTTTCTTCTTGTATCCACCCTGTCATTTTTTTCTGCCCAGGAGATAGCTCAGGGGATTTACGCCGAATCCGGTGAGGCATTGGTGCTTCTGGCCGTTTACTTTGCAGGGCCTTTGGGGGCTCTGCTGTCTGCGCTGATCTTTACATTCCTGAGACTGTATCTGGGGTCAGTGGGG
It includes:
- a CDS encoding MFS transporter; this encodes MNELSRSKRWLYGSGDLSFSLANTSIGAYLAIYLTDVVGIHASFAAIIILLGGVWDAFTDPLMGVLSDRTKTGMGRRRPYILFGAIPYGLLYALIWWRPEWAGQGFNNLFYPIVLILFQSASTLVNMPFLALTPELTADYDERNSLTSNRMIFSIIGSLLAFTIPIMIIGEFIPANGAKVWIIGIVTGLISILPFVLIGSLIKENPRRRKEHGIHLNVFASFKIVKKNRAFLWALGLFLFSWLAIEVVQALLIYFIKYRLQMPQNSDVIMAAVFVSALISLPFWDLLSRKSDKRKSFIFGTSFWLLMQIVLVLFRPETPLPLIITVAALAGVGVGAVHVFSWSMIPDSIDAGDPEGMSQEGLYYSVVSFARKLASKGTVFLVLFILGQSGYEANAAIQIQSADNALGFMMGPLPTLLLGIAIFSAYKYPVRRETIRLPSLKGASGVKPEAVPEPVRTSESEEE
- a CDS encoding undecaprenyl-diphosphate phosphatase, producing MTALQAAAFGLIQGLTEFLPVSSSGHLALLKSIWGFEDVSILFDVLLHVATLAAVLIVFRKRIWKLILSLLHGIRGRADEGDRMHLKLILMLLLATVITAVLGIGIDEMLQPASNIKLVSLLFIVTAGILILSSRVKPGNKGYKELGVRESIITGVAQGMGVFAGISRSGITISAGIFAGLKREEAGEFSFLLAIPAILGAAILKIPELGDLQGSIGGLPLILGISAAFFSGLISLILLMKLVRSGKLHYFSLYLIPLGIAGLIFL
- a CDS encoding flagellar assembly lytic transglycosylase, which encodes MPVFLLILSCSSPSTMWGMDAEEFSRQLHIRGPGMLDGLSLEPDDLRSAAFSSSGAGWYLGRLFQEAGKEDAAQMLYLLEWEKGEPPYAFPALRSLFELLLQRAEYREIVQISDGLLRRNPPSPLEFGWIYTHRYESLIGLERPRQAASELNALLPDISAAPHSFLYYKSVLAALTADYTDLEELLTPYIFVSDARLGHGRILEILEERFPLRGVPASIEPVLRAKTLALRGDAREALDILSPLLQEKGDLVLRYGMERPGEGIIADYFSAALNLAGSSSGRPDPGDNEALATVLQVLEDTTSRLSQQAGAPAAGNFRAQEMLLLYGEYRGRILLELGRAEEASAVLEPLFFHARDLYSAARSLSREPSGGFREQDPVLRFSLLRERLLWRWLDSLQQQPEVGVDDLVRPWSWVRHDEYFFDIGDEYISSLLQQEKWDRVNSLLNILPRGLQLRYGIPGLSVLEHTADRGRYRASPSAVRDRISQMAHDSSMPVYSVLISELVIARDESPGGMQQGSRVAEELSSGRVIRHLFPITRSIPYEVSDARPAELDAREHAEISEIFRGFLRFGMYRDAAGYLSRAEPGFEPDREMVVKGVRSAYSSGKWYQGMLLLETALNRSVMYSHGLQGWVSAAGDEEELLKLLFPLSFPRDVKMSAGENMVDPLLLQALMREESRFNETAGSHAGALGLGQIIPETGADIARRMGLDSFDLFNPGDNISMSSYYLAYLQGRFSTIWETLAAYNAGQGRVDRWIDDLPVDLMPGYLLQPFIPFEETRNYIRRVIESWMIYRVLYGNLEQEFLEELMFTRIRPLR
- a CDS encoding DNA translocase FtsK, which translates into the protein MRDVFQSRVLGGILTVLGVYLLLSTAGAAVPALQAGFIIRLLALPGEFLYSWFFVMGFYPGIYLVYNGLLIALGQDSPRSLYVSSFAALPVISFAAFLRFLVDPGFADTLLASVMTESLGLQPSLYISGILSAALVLFTIRMAFLPELSAAPTEDNDVEDLEEVPQSLLPEPSAETSLFRADSSSRNTSAQNRAGDPVTAAREFLRTELSRYEPAGAELEDPGEYPVLTEDPGADHWRQAEDTHVEMGFDSSAETAEPQISHTAFGSSSAGPSNAPHEYSLEYGNEEAVEPEGEVIHLNLGSRFVDTQAPAPAVQDVAPAVHESGDFHESTNVDESNNAHESNDVHESNNTEDQLSNPASTGPFGDFSIDDHWEEEDESEDDAAGEDDEYAGDDDDLPVNEDLLPHTEEEPELNFSRKTGPYEIPIDGVLRAQSSESYWVVDQATSDQGEVLRNTLQEFGIEAEVTGIRKGPVITMFEILPAPGVKLNRIVNLADNIALSLAASSVRIVAPIPGKHAVGIEVPNKRRHLVTFSEILKEDEFMEGDHGIPVALGKDITGDAQIVDLTKMPHLLIAGATGAGKSVCVNSIISSVLYRRDPDEVKMILIDPKIVELKFYNDIPHLLTPVITDPKRAFQALQWCLYEMERRYSLLDAMAVRDVKSYNKKIVDKKIATTKLPYIVVVVDEFADLMATSGKELESTLARLAAMSRAVGIHLVLATQRPSTDVITGLIKANIPSRIAFMVASKVDSRIIIDSGGAEKLLGKGDMLFTSAWDPFPQRMQGAFLSEGEVETIVSHVKEMGSPDYIDDEIFFEEEESELVQGELDDPLMQKAIDIVCTANKASASYLQRRLSIGYNRAARLIEEMEDMGIVGPQNGSKPREILKNRDVM